The following proteins are co-located in the Syngnathus scovelli strain Florida chromosome 5, RoL_Ssco_1.2, whole genome shotgun sequence genome:
- the LOC125968535 gene encoding stromal interaction molecule 2-like produces the protein MLPLFLFSFLGFSAAVLVAEQSAGDLQSVSLPNGGTGFNPGDPCMVVSPPCVSEADRYSLEALRSIHQMMDDDKDGGIEVEESVEFIIEDMKQQQTNKHSHLHREDQHITVEELWKGWKSSEVHNWTQDDVIRWLREFVELPQYERNFKDFKVNGNTLPRIAANEPSFLSGQLRVQDQRDKQKLNIKALDVVLFGPPTRPPHNYMKDLLLIVSVVMGVGGCWFAQVQNKSSKIHITKMMKDLESLQRAEQSLLDMQEQLERAQEEKRNVAEEKQNLEEKMRDEIMGAQEEAHRLQALRQGAVTELSRLRYAEEELVQVRGALRQAEKDMHATWTASEVLQQWLQLTHEVEVQYYNVKKHSAELQLATAKEEAEKIKKKRSSVFGTLHVAHSSSLDQVDQKILEAKNALSEVTSCLRERLHRWQQIERICGFPIIRNPGLPNLTALLYSDSLAASFPRVHQPSWLCHSSVHGSIEDLMEESILVPGAPLKNSPRTRTSTVRRSRRHGVTQAPTTLISADPDLLIPIRAPYACFDEDDGVFRKTLKKQDSQERFSDSDHSTSSHSKMYPCPTADPSHRKLYHDETEPLPERCVTKPVSKELEPDVQSPVRKFSMEDHEIPVDISCRKMATDKSLDSSLENPPMVMSKDGSLIEVPFRKRSRDRSEVASDFVNRKVSSNELDSEFPSSKLEREPIEDVTDNPSRGIPQDRGDIPLEVKKIVWDEVEAPKFGKKKLSRSIMGASVDSASRRLLEGSEYPFDLVGRRITRDSMGMSLDGSSRQLDCSVRGMAKDKVLEMPIIPSRKISKEGYFADTASVKGLPREETEHMQSTSSIEKQDFGSEPSINRRQGKEECEASLRRKTPRIPRDEQCAEENTIRDRVESLTETHRPQMVREESEDSESNSVPGESERPDLTITSNVPWKSSANVLTAGPLSQLVYDGILEKSCTSMAETPISLSALTPNLPQSFPRLQAESEPLVAPVRSNSQSTPSSTEAKDDRNRDKEKSRKSLKLKNLFKKKNEATAEKIQSGLQKL, from the exons ATGCTGCCTTTGTTCTTGTTTTCATTCCTCGGTTtttctgctgctgttttggtcgcTGAGCAAAGTGCTGGTGACCTGCAGAGCGTCAGCCTACCCAATGGGGGAACAGGTTTCAATCCAGGGG ATCCCTGCATGGTGGTGTCTCCACCATGTGTAAGTGAGGCTGATCGTTACAGCCTGGAGGCCCTGCGGAGCATCCATCAGATGATGGACGATGACAAAGATGGAGGGATTGAGGTGGAGGAGAGTGTGGAG TTCATCATTGAAGACATGAAGCAGCAGCAGACCAACAAACACAGCCACCTGCACCGAGAAGACCAGCACATCACAGTGGAGGAGCTTTGGAAAGGGTGGAAGTCATCTGAAG TTCATAATTGGACCCAAGACGACGTTATCCGCTGGCTCAGGGAGTTTGTCGAATTGCCGCAATATGAGAGGAACTTTAAGGACTTCAAAGTCAATGGAAACACACTCCCAAG GATTGCAGCCAATGAACCTTCATTCCTGAGTGGCCAGCTCAGAGTCCAGGATCAGAGGGACAAACAGAAGCTCAACATTAAAGCTCTTGATGTAGTGCTGTTTGGGCCACCTACAC GTCCCCCACACAATTACATGAAAGATCTACTGCTCATTGTGTCAGTAGTGATGGGAGTTGGAGGCTGCTGGTTTGCTCAGGTGCAGAACAAAAGCAGCAAGATCCACATAACCAAGATGATGAAGGATTTGGAAAGTTTGCAGCGGGCTGAACAAAGCCTCCTAGACATGCAGGAACA ACTCGAGCGAGCCCAGGAAGAGAAACGTAATGTGGCTGAGGAGAAACAAAACTTGGAGGAGAAGATGCGTGATGAGATCATGGGGGCACAAGAGGAAGCCCATCGCCTGCAAGCACTGAGGCAGGGGGCCGTCACTGAGCTAAGCCGTCTCCGATATGCAGAAGAAGAACTCGTGCAG GTCCGTGGAGCGCTAAGACAGGCAGAAAAGGACATGCATGCCACTTGGACTGCCTCAGAAGTTCTCCAGCAGTGGCTCCAGTTGACCCATGAAGTTGAGGTCCAGTACTACAATGTCAAGAAACACAGTGCTGAATTACAGCTTGCCACTGCCAAAGAAGAG GCAGAAAAAATTAAGAAGAAACGAAGCTCTGTGTTTGGGACTCTCCATGTTGCCCACAGTTCATCTTTGGACCAGGTTGACCAAAAAATTCTAGAGGCAAA GAATGCCTTGTCGGAGGTAACATCATGCCTGCGGGAGCGTCTCCATCGCTGGCAACAGATTGAGCGCATCTGTGGCTTCCCCATCATTAGGAATCCCGGCCTTCCCAACCTCACTGCTCTGCTCTACTCAGACTCACTTGCTGCCAGTTTTCCCCGAGTACATCAGCCATCTTGGTTATGCCACAGCTCAGTTCATGGCTCAATCGAAGACCTGATGGAAGAGTCTATCCTAG TTCCCGGGGCACCACTTAAGAATTCTCCTCGGACCCGAACGTCTACTGTACGGCGGTCACGTCGCCACGGTGTCACCCAAGCACCAACCACTCTCATCTCGGCAGATCCTGACCTTCTCATCCCGATTCGGGCTCCTTATGCTTGTTTCGATGAGGATGACGGAGTCTTTCGTAAAACCCTTAAGAAACA AGACTCCCAAGAAAGATTCTCAGATTCTGACCATTCCACTTCTTCTCATAGCAAAATGTACCCTTGTCCCACTGCTGATCCCTCCCATAGAAAGCTCTACCATGACGAAACAGAACCTCTTCCAGAAAGGTGTGTGACAAAGCCTGTGAGTAAAGAATTGGAACCTGATGTTCAATCTCCGGTTCGGAAATTTTCCATGGAAGATCATGAAATTCCTGTAGATATTTCCTGCAGGAAGATGGCTACTGATAAATCTCTGGACAGTTCTTTGGAAAATCCTCCGATGGTGATGTCAAAAGATGGCTCTTTAATTGAAGTGCCATTCAGGAAGCGATCCAGAGATAGGAGTGAAGTAGCGTCGGATTTTGTCAATCGAAAGGTATCGTCCAATGAATTAGATTCCGAATTTCCATCCAGCAAACTAGAGAGAGAACCGATAGAGGACGTCACCGACAATCCGTCAAGGGGTATACCTCAAGATCGAGGTGATATACCGCTTGAAGTCAAGAAAATAGTTTGGGATGAAGTAGAGGCACCGAAATTTGGAAAAAAGAAGTTATCGAGATCTATAATGGGGGCTTCGGTCGACAGTGCCTCGAGAAGGCTACTTGAAGGTTCCGAATATCCATTTGACTTAGTCGGCAGAAGGATTACGAGAGACTCAATGGGAATGTCCTTGGATGGAAGTTCTAGACAGCTTGATTGCTCTGTGAGGGGGATGGCCAAAGACAAAGTGCTTGAAATGCCTATAATACCCTCGAGAAAAATCTCAAAAGAGGGATATTTTGCTGACACAGCGTCTGTAAAGGGTCTACCCAGAGAGGAAACAGAACATATGCAGTCTACATCTTCTATAGAGAAGCAAGATTTCGGTTCAGAACCATCAATAAATAGGAGGCAAGGTAAAGAGGAGTGTGAAGCATCTCTTAGGCGGAAAACACCTCGAATACCAAGAGATGAGCAGTGTGCAGAAGAAAATACTATTCGGGATAGAGTCGAATCACTTACAGAAACACATCGTCCTCAAATGGTGAGGGAAGAATCTGAAGATTCAGAATCAAACTCAGTACCAGGTGAAAGTGAGCGGCCAGATCTTACAATAACCTCCAATGTGCCATGGAAGTCATCTGCGAATGTTCTTACAGCTGGTCCATTGAGCCAGCTTGTTTACGATGGAATTCTGGAGAAGTCCTGCACCTCCATGGCAGAAACGCCAATCAGTCTTTCTGCTTTGACTCCCAACCTTCCCCAGAGCTTCCCCAGGCTTCAGGCTGAGTCCGAACCACTGGTGGCTCCAGTAAGAAGCAACTCCCAATCCACTCCATCCTCGACTGAAGCTAAAGATGACAGAAACAGAGATAAAGAAAAAAGCAGGAAGTCCTTGAAGCTGAAAAAtcttttcaaaaagaaaaatgaagcaACGGCAGAGAAGATACAAAGCGGTCTACAGAAACTCTGA